The DNA sequence CGAGTTCTGTTTTGGCTCGGGGTAGTGCCCAGTGCCTTTTTTAGGTTATTAATGTGTTGTGTAGCTTATTTTGGGATTGTTGGAAGTTAGGTTATGTCCGATTTCagatttaggattttttttcgGAGTTTTGGTTTAAGACATTTATTGAGTTTTGGTTGTCGTaacataggaccgggatcgcCCAACTTTgtttccactcaggtcggcccacACACCTGATTTCTAGACCGGGGTAAGAAAAGTGTTACGTATCACTTAGGGTTAAGTGATTAGCGATTATGTTTGTTATAGTCTCGGTTATGATCGAGATCCTGGTTATGTGTTTGTTGAGCCTCGGTTATGACCGAGGGTTAGAAACGGTCATTACCGtcatgagtaattactcctgaaactgCATAtaagtttcttacttatcgtttgctgtattgggcaacgatagtgacatacgtagctcgtggttaacgagtggtaagggtGCTTTATGAAATACTGAGGTTGTGTGAAATGAATTTGGCATGCTAATACTTGAAGTGTTGTAATTTATGTACATCTTGCTATAATGTGACTAAatgaattttatattattatgcatttattcacttttcttgctgaagtcTCTATACTCGCGGGGTACTAAATGGTGCAGGTAAACGAATGGGTAAGGTTGAGCAGCTATGAGTTTGAGGTcgtagcagcaatgtacatatcagtcgCGGTGCCACGACTCGGTGGTCAGGATGTCCCATTTTAATTGCATTTTGAGGTATAAACGTACTTTGTAAAAGCACTTTTGATTCTAAATGCAAATATTTTGGTacccataaaaaaaattatgtgtttGTTTCAATTACTAAATTTTAATTATCCAcactttatatataattatataattaaatggaAAAGTAATTTTGTGAAAAGTACACACCTGACGTCCCTGTGACTTAAGGCGTTACAAAATCGTTTGCGGTCATTTGTTGAACCATTGCATAAATTAATAACACAAGAACGTACGTATGACTATATTTATAAAtgtatgtttgaaaattttaaatctagTTAGTTTTGCATGTTATGGAGAAATCAAATCATGTAAGATGAATGGATAATTGTTCATATTAAAATGATGAATGTCCTGGCAGGGATTGCAGAAAAGGAAGCAATGTTGTCTCGAAGTTTTACAACTTCAAAAGGTAATGTGTAACAATACTATTGTTGGCTAGTTCAATTGGTTGAGCGAGTATGCATGTGGGAGAGGGGGGAGGGGTTAGAATCTCCATTGTACTAAAAAATATCCTATTGTTGTTTTCACTTTATGATTTTAGTAGTATTGTTACTATTAGAGTGTATGCCTATTTACAAGAACAGATCTTCTTGTATTATTGTCTCAGTATAAGTTTTCTAATCTTCCTCTTATTAGCCTGCATTTTTAGTCTGAGCATTTTTAGGATTTCCTACAACTTCCTTAAACTCATATGCTATAATGGTCCGTGGTATGGAGCAGGCTCAAGCACAAAACCTATAATGGTCATGCTATAATGGTATAATGGTCCGTGGAATGAAACTTAAGGttgctcttcaattttttttttttcaaatttaagtgCAATGAAGGAGTTGATGTTGTGTCTTCCTGCTTTGCATGTTCAGGCATTAAATTTGATAAATTCTCTCACAGAAAGTCTTGGCATTTACCCACTTCTATGTATTTATAATAGATTTTTGGGTGCTTTTGCTGAAACACATAGTATAGGTCATGCTATGATGCTAATCAATGCTTAAGGTGAGCAAAATTATCTTGTTTTCATATTCTTCAGGTAATGTCGTGATGTCTTATCAGGTTACAACCATTGCATTTTAATTTCAGTTGGCAGTGTCACAAAAGAACTTGTCAGCAGTCCAAGAGATATGGAAGGAGTGTTTCAAAAACTGGTCTCAACATTTACTCTCTCAATGATGGGCTTGTAGAACCATTATTAGCACAGGTATAGAATTCTTTTGTTTTGAGCTTGTACAACATTCTTTAATTTCGTACAACATGAAAATGCAAGAATAATAATACTTTATTCAGTCATAAGTCTCACAAAGTGTGATGATACAATCAAATTCTCttctctgatttttttttcggtTTAACTTTATTCAGAGTTTCGGATATTAGGAAGTATGagcttctgtttctttattttgCAATATCAATGCCCCCATATGAAAAGTGAAATATGTTGTCACATTTAGATGTTGCTAAAAGAATAAATGCCATAGAAATAGATATGGCAAAAATGGGTGACCAGCATAGTCATTTATTAATGAAGAAATTGATAATTCtagattccatgtttaaatAAATGCTGAAAATCAGTACCTATTTATAGTTGAATATCCTTTGTGGTTGCTGCtgtcattatttttaaatcaaACTTTTAACGTTATCTAGTGTATTTTTATTCGTTAATTTCTTGAGCTTATTGAAGGCATCATCACTTGGAGCAGAGAAGATGATGAAAGAACTTTCCATTACTTTCATGCCTAAGCAAAATTTATCTTGGATTATCTTTATCGAAGCTAAGGAAGTAGGTACTTTAAACCATATTTTCTCTTCCATTTTCCTCATTATGAAGTCAAATAATTTTATCCAGTAGTTAGCTACAAGCTTTCTTCCTTGACATTCAAAGTGACATGGCAATTGAACTTTTCAAACATATCAAGTCTTGCGGTGTCTTGCCCAGTGTGTGATTTGTTTGAAAAGTTCTAATATTGATTTGACTAggttacctcaattctgaactTGTCATGTTTGGATCTATTTGTATTTGCTTTTagaattaaattgttttatactCTTGTAGGTGCATCAGCTGATTCAAATTTTTCTCCTGATAACTGTGACTGttcataataatttttttctgcTGAATTCCTCTTTTTATCAGTTGTTTCCAACCATTTGTGCTGTTATGGAAATCTTATTGTCTATACACTGCCCTCTTGGTCGCTTAAGGATACATAAGTTACATTAGCACTGGTGCTCTTCACGCTTATCGTTGGTGCTGATTTTCGTGTGTTGCTCTACTTTGTTCCAGATTCTATTGGAGTAAAGATTTAGATCTTTTGGAACAAGCCATCTCAGAAGGAATTCAAGTTGATGTTTTGTTGTTTAATACCATTCTTAAGAAAGCATGTGAAAAGTTACTGAATTGATATTGCTTTTTCTTTTTAGCTATAAAAGGCTTTTAAGAGTTTTTAACTTGGAAATTAACCAGctgatttaaaatttatttattgataaACGATTATACAGGTCGGATACCAAGCATATAAACTATATTATGTTGAGAAGGAAAATATGACAAAAAGTTAATCTTTGGAATTGCTGTCAAATGGGAAGAtaggaaaattgcattttaCGATGTAGCTCTTAACATGATAAAGCCAAACTTTTAGAACTAATACAAATATTATGTATTCTAAGTCCATTTATTTGGAGATGGTTGTTGCTTCTTATGTATTGCTAATGCCTTGCTTGGACTTGGATGATATATGTGATTGAGTTTGTTGTTGAGCAAATGCACCTAGAAAAAATCCAACCCGATTCATGTACCTGTAACTACAATGCTCTCCGGATGCCAGGACTGTGGTTTTTACAGCACAGCAATAGAAGCATTGGAAGTATTGAGCATGTGTGTGTTAGGAGAAGAATATGGCGATCTTCCGAAAGAGATGGAGCTAGGTGGAAGTTGAGTGAAAAATATTGCAGCTGTTTGAAAATTTCTAGGATGACTGTGCTGTTGCTCTTCTGAGTTTGAGATGGTGTTCCAATTGCCATGCTTGCCTTTTCAATTTCTTGGTCAGCTAATGATATAGTTCATGGGCCAAAATGCTCTCAACTAACTAACTATAATACCCGGAAAAGACACAGATGACAGTAAGCACAAATTGGTAATAGCCCTTAATTTTTTCTTGAAGAGCAGAGCAAAGCTGAGTTAAATTAAACTGGGTTTGCTCTTTAAGCCATAGCCTTTGGGCAGAGCTAAGTTGTGGAAGACTACCAtaatactaaatggtattggAGGCTACCTCATCCACTCTGGTGTtctttgttatttgttatttttatatgtaatttaaatgcTGCTCTAGCATAAGATCGGAAAGTTATCAATGTACAATTTCAAGTCCACTGTTTACTAAAGCCATGATTCCCTATAGTGAGAAGAAAAGTTGGTTTTTACTTCAGAGTATCCCCATCAGATGCTGTTTAATTGTAAATAGTATTATCAACCAGCTCATCTTCCTACTTATTTAAATAAGTGACGCATAATGCATAGTCCTGAAACCAATACAAGCCGAGTTAGGTAAACCAATACATCAGTCGTAGGTGATGTATAATAAATAGTGGATCTAttagtaaatataatttatgcTCATAAATCGATTACAAAAATTtagtgatttatttatttagtacaaaagtttattttcagtgtcTTTGTTTGTTAAGGTATAAGGAAAAAAagttattataaatttaaaatattaaaacaagaaaaaaaaatcttataaattatataaagaaaCACATGTTATATTACTGTGAATTATAACATATACAACGTACCTCTACCTCTACGGCTCTACCTAATATTTCAAAATGTAGACAACTAAATGAATTGTATTTTGAGAGTTTGGTGCAGTTTTTTGATAGATTATGCCCACTCCTACTTCCACCGTGAGGAGGCCATTTTATATTTTGGACCATCACACGTGCTGATTTAACTTTGAGTCTTTGATTATTAGACAAAATTATTAGTCgggtattatttattatttatgggTTTCCTGAAGCTAAAACTTGATATTATTCAGCCGAACCAGAATCTTCTACTGCCTAACCATTCCCACTTGGTTTCACTTTCATCCCATCTCAATCAAAGTTCAAAACTTTTTCCCAACTACCCCACAAACTGCTACAAAATTACCTCTACTTCATCAACACTTGGTACCCAAAAATTTGCAGTGAGAGCAGTAATCGCCACTCAACCACCATCACCAGTGGAAATGGGCAAAGCTATAAGGGTTCATGAACTTGGTGGACCTGAGGTCTCTTTCTGTTTCTCTTTCCCTGTTTTATATtctatatgaaatgagtttcttAAAGATTTCAACTTTTATCACTCATACTTGAGATCCAATTTTGATCATTAGTGGGGTTTGAATTTTACGTTGGTTTGTATAAACAAAATTGGCGTAAGTGATGACATTTGAATATCAAAGTACAAATTGTTGGGGGAGTTTTTAACATTTCTGAATTCCCATTCTTGAGGGCTGTTTCCCTTTATTctctaatttttcattttattcttcTTACCCATATTGATTATAGGTCTTAAAATGGGAAGATGTGGAAATAGGAGAGCCAAAAGAGGGGGAAATTCGTGTGAAAAACAAGGCCATTGGGCTGAATTTCATTGATGTATACTTTCGCAAAGGGGTTTATAAGGCTGCTACATTGCCCTTCACTCCAGGTTTTGTTTCACTTCTTTAAGCCTTCAAAACACATTTGGTTTCTACTATTGTGGTTACCATTTTAACATTCAAATAACGTTTTGTAAATTGGTTTTTCTGTTCTGTACAGGAATGGAGGCATGTGGTGTTGTGACAGCAGTTGGGCCTGGACTAACCGGCAGACAAGTAGGTGATCTTGTAGCTTATGCTGGAGTTCCAATGGGCTCTTATTCTGAAGAGCAGATTCTTCCTGCAGACAAAGTTGTTCCTGTTCCCGAATCTATTGATCCCGTCATTGCAGCGTCTGTCATGCTTAAGGGTATGACAGCTCAGTTTCTACTCCGCCGTTGTTTCAAGGTACATTCAAAGTAAATtagggaagagaagaagaacTATGGGAGTTATCTTTACATGTGTATCACTGTGAATAGATAGCAagattaataacaattgttacTTGATTTTTCTTAATTGTTTGTTTACAGGTTGAGCCTGGACAAACCATTCTTGTTCATGCTGCAGCTGGTGGAGTTGGATCTCTATTATGCCAGTGGGGTAATGCTCTTGGTGCTACTGTCATTGGAACTGTATCAACCAAGGAAAAAGCTGCTCAAGCCAAGGAAGATGGAGCTCACCATGTCATATTGTACAAGGAAGAGGATTTTGTTGCTCGTGTGAATGAGATTACATCAGGCAATGGGGTCCATGTTGTGTATGACTCTGTGGGGAAGGATACGTTTGAGGTAATTTTCATTCACTTTATCGTTCAAGAGCCGGAAaagtttttattgttgttctctTTTATGTATGTTGTTGTATagatgcatattaaaataataaaattcattaTGCCAGATTCAATTATCACAAGTTCTGCTTAGCAAAGTTTGTAGATCAGAGAAATTTGTCAAATTAAACTCATGAAAGTGTGATCGCATAGTGTAAATTTAGGATGGTACAATGTCAAAGTCGTTTTAAGGTTGCACAGTGTAAATTTAGAGTAGCTGCTGTGACCAATGTGTTTATTTTGCAAAtaatatgttttgaaatatgAGTTCCCTAggaaaaaaatttcatgaattttattttcagatCATGATGCtgagaaaaaaattgtgaaaaaattataatcttacAGGGCTCATTGGCATGCCTAAAACTTCGAGGATGTATGGTGAGTTTTGGACAGTCATCAGGGACACCAGATCCATTACCATTATCAGCAATTGCGGCAAAATCTTTGTTCTTGACAAGACCAACTTTGATGCATTACAATGTGACTCGAGATGAGTTATTGGCAGCTGCAGGCGAGGTATTCGCTAACATTTCCTCCGGTGTTCTGCGAGTTCGAGTAAATCACACATACCCTCTGTCTGAAGCACCCCGGGCACATGCCGACCTTGAAGATCGCAGAACAACTGGTTCAGTTGTTTTGATACCATAACTAGTAAGAGCTAAACTCTTACCATTGTGATACCCTTTTGGAAGGAGCTTGTTCATTTGAAAAGACATGAATGTGTATGAAAATTATGTGACAAAAACTAGTACATAATAAAAAGGATTGCATCTAGTCCTTTGCCAAAATCTTAAGTTGCTTAACGTTTTGAACTTCTTTAGTTCAAAATTACTGGAGAGTAGTTTTGTTACTTAAAGCCTCAAATATAGAAACGTTGCCCAGCTATGTATGCAAGTGGCATAGTGAGTTCCATACGAACCTTAGAAACTTAAAGATGGTTTAAGAGCCATTCAGTGATTCTAATTTGTAATTACTACTGAACACTGGTGTTTGAGAACGAGAGATTGAGACGAATAGGGGATGGAAttcatttatataaaaaataaataaataagataagCAGGGCTGGCTGGTTACGACCCGATCAGCGGGGCGAAACTCCAAAATTTGCCTGAATATTTCAGGTCAAGAACCCTATGTAACACCACCAGTTATGCAGTAAATTTGAATTTGGTTATAAGTGAAAACTTGTATATCTTCACTAACTGACTGTACTTGGTCCAAGCCAAACTAATTAGAACCAGCTTTTTGAGATTTGAAGTTTCAGTTAACTGCTTCagaaaattaagtttcaatttACTTATCCGCTTTACTAAAAACTTTTGAGTTAGGTCTTTACAGCTTGACCAAATTGAGAAATGAAGAGTGTTACTGTAAATCtcatattacaattttttagttaatttttgtgCCTGAAAATACATgttggaatatatatatatattttttttatggcgGTGTTCGATATACTTAcaacattatttttgtaatttttttaaaatttttgaatagTTTATAGTGCTGAAAATacgtttgaaattttttaaacgtgataaattttttaatatctaTATTTGCACTTTTGTgatttatatatgtaaattttacaatccaACGGTGGTTGTTTGACGATTCGAAATTCGTCAGAAAAATAACCTCAActcaaatttacaaaataaagtGCATCATATGTACTCATATTATATCTGTACTACAACATACAACTGTAAATACATGTTAGACAGTTAGATCAGGCAGTCTGAATGCACAGGTGGCAccaatttgtttatttatttatttattttttgcttaAGTATAATTTTCATTTCATTATGAGAAAAATCTTAGTTACATCTCTATATACAGGAAGCTTTGTATAATAATTTCGgtcaatattattaaatttattttaagggtTTAAGATTATGGCGTTATTATAACATCATTAAACATTTATCATGTTTAGTTttgtagaaataattatttatagacaAGTAATATTTATTCAGCAAAAAATAACCTAAAGGATCACACTTTTGGTTAGTTTGGTGACTCCTTAATAAATCTCAGCCTATAAAACATTCTCACTAATTAAGGATATCTCTAACCAGACACTAAAAACTTGAATTTAGTGTTGTTTCtcacttaaaataatatatgagaTTATGTACAGTACCCTATTATTCACTGTAGAGACATACTAAAATtgcttttttaatatttttaattttaatgattaaataatagtaaaataattaatttttctgaatatatatatatgtataatttatatttttatataaaaataataaaaaaaatatagtttttgtACAACTTTTAGTTTTGTGGTTGGAATATAAAAAAAGTTTAGTGTTAAAATTGTATCTTTTTAATGTTGGTTCAACATTAAATTTAGCTTTTACTGTTAGAGTTACCCTAAGAAATGGTAAACCTTTGATTAGTATCAAGTTGATGACCCCTTAATATTAACATGTAGgtgttctaattttttatttatttatttttattggtgGTATTTTTGTACTCTAGGCTAATtggaaagggaaatttgaatttatatgcatacatttaGGGTATATTAAATCTTTGAACATAAgcttacaaaaattaaaaaaaaaataggcacactttatattcATACACATTATACAtttctctcttctcttctaACTTCATCATCCATACTCTGTATTCTCATCCATAGATGGTAGTCCGATGATATGGTCTAATGGGGGTGCGATGGTGGTCTGATGCCTTCCTATTATTAAAATGAGTAAAGGTTGAAGATGAAGATCCGATGGTAGCCCGATGATATGGTCTGATGGATGCCTGATAGTGGTCCGATGGTGGTCTGATGCCTTCTTGACGATCTTAATGAATAGAGTTTAACATCTATAAATGTAAATATGGTCTGATGGTGGTCTGATAgtcacctgatgctacttttttttatgtacaaaaatatataaaaaaaaaataggtagcATCAGGTCACCATCGGACTCCCATCAGACCACCATCAGTATAGATGGGAATAGGGAGTATGGATGGTGAAGttagaagagaagagaaaagaagagaagagagaagGGTATTATGggtataaagtgtgcctattttctaaattttagtAAGCTTGTgttcaaaaatttaatatacaccaaatgtatgcatataaattcaaatttttctaGGGTAATTGGTGACTTTATAGTTTATTGTTTTCATGTGGATTTGTAATACCGCTGCTCATAATTTGACTTAAAAGTAAAAATGCtatgaattattttaatctGATTAGTTTCTTGTGACGATCGTTAATGTAAATTTTTAGCGTGATTCATaccattttatatgtatataaaaaaaaatggatattGGTGGTTAAATTATCCTAACTTTTAGGTTTGTAACAGTTAACCACAAAAATCGAAATTTTGGCGGCATAACTCTCTAAACCCTAGTTCTGTTTTGCTTAGCACTATtctgtccaaaaatcacagttaagtgtcaCGACGGACTACTTACGTGTACACGAGTACACGTaaaaaatttttagtggtccacgtaattttaattttaaatatactaaaaataatttaataattaaaaaaaataattttaaaaaaaaaacttttttttttcttcccccccccccccccccatatcagaccaccatcggaccacctatttttttatgtacaaaaatatatataaaaaaaaaataggtagcATCAGGTCACCATCGGACCCCCATCAGACCACCATCAGTATAGATGGGAATAGGGAGTATGGATGGTGAAGttagaagagaagagaaaagaagagaagagagaagGGTATTATGggtataaagtgtgcctattttctaaattttagtAAGCTTGTgttcaaaaatttaatatacaccaaatgtatgcatataaattcaaatttttctaGGGTGATTGGTGACTTTATAGTTTATTGTTTTCATGTGGATTTGTAATACCGCTGCTCATAATTTGACTTAAAAGTAAAAATGCtatgaattattttaatctGATTAGTTTTTTGTGACGATCGTTAATGTAAATTTTTAGCGTGATTCATaccattttatatgtatataaaaaaaatggataTTGGTGGTTAAATTATCCTAACTTTTAGGTTTGTAACAGTTAACCACAAAAATCGAAATTTTGGCGGCATCTCTCTAAACCCTAGTTCTGTTTTGCTTAGCACTATtctgtccaaaaatcacagttaagtgtcaCGATGGACTACTTACGTGTACTCAAAAacattttagtggtccacgtaattttaattttaaatatactaaaaataatttaataattaaaaaaaataattataaaaaaaaaattttttttttattccccccccccccccccaacccttcttcttcttctgtcaTAACTACCATCAGAACCCCAAAACCCCTAAAACAACCCTTGAAACCACCTGCAATCGCCATCACCACCCAAACTCCTTCTCTCTCCCATCACCACTGCAACCATTACACCATTTCGAGAAGGGCCTCGCGAGTTGGAGAGTTCGATGAAGGCAATGCTCTAGTGACGGGGTTTGACATACGCGATGCGCTGGTGTGGCGGTTCTCAGCCAGAAGCCTTTTGAGGGGGTTTGAACAACAGTGGAGCTTCGAGAGGGTTCGACCGACAGTGGAGCTGCGAGGGGGGTTCTGTTGTCTCTTTGCTTGGGTTTTGTCTAGTTTGGCAAATCACAGAGAAGACTGACATTACCACcatcagaagaagaagaagaaggttagggggggggggggggttccgtcgagaagaagaagaagaagaatggcaGAAGAAGAAGGGTTAGGGGGTTCTAtcgagaagaaagagaaagaaaaagaaaaagagaaaaaaaaagtttttttttttttttttaatttttgttatgattttaattttctattttttttagggGAGAGGGTTAAACTTGCTACAACAAATTCTACTGATGTATCTTTTGAGTGGTGGATGAAACAAATTATAAGTGTTCTTAAGGTTAATTGTGATGCTACAACCtttttcatctaattttattttaatttttttttgacaaacgaTTTGAGAATTAGGCGACTGATTATTTGGTTCgttttctaattctaatcatAATCGTATATGTCCTGATTAGATTATTCTAGACTattgtttaataaaatttcatgatttattcaaaaaataatgTGTACACTTTATTATATCTACACTCTCCTAACTACAAattataagaatatatttattactatcattatttttttcaaaaaatatatgtttggacataatatataaaatatatttaaaagtaaaattaaactcaaattttgtcaaaatattttctaatatattttctaatataatctttatataaagagatcaatataaaatacgtataacaataaaatttattcttttattgtaCATATAAAATACgtatatataatcacatttaAAGAGCATACCAATGTAGCtgcaataattttcaaaaaatctcaaaaatcaAGATCtcaaatcttattttaaaaattaaaaaataaaaatacattacctaattaaaaaaattaaacatacatacATTGCACTTAACATCacttaattaaaatgaaaatagtaaatatatattttaactttttctaTATCTATTTTGCCAAATAAGTATATCAATAAACACTTTTctttaaatgaataaa is a window from the Cannabis sativa cultivar Pink pepper isolate KNU-18-1 chromosome 1, ASM2916894v1, whole genome shotgun sequence genome containing:
- the LOC133030178 gene encoding uncharacterized protein LOC133030178, with the translated sequence MGFLKLKLDIIQPNQNLLLPNHSHLVSLSSHLNQSSKLFPNYPTNCYKITSTSSTLGTQKFAVRAVIATQPPSPVEMGKAIRVHELGGPEVLKWEDVEIGEPKEGEIRVKNKAIGLNFIDVYFRKGVYKAATLPFTPGMEACGVVTAVGPGLTGRQVGDLVAYAGVPMGSYSEEQILPADKVVPVPESIDPVIAASVMLKGMTAQFLLRRCFKVEPGQTILVHAAAGGVGSLLCQWGNALGATVIGTVSTKEKAAQAKEDGAHHVILYKEEDFVARVNEITSGNGVHVVYDSVGKDTFEGSLACLKLRGCMVSFGQSSGTPDPLPLSAIAAKSLFLTRPTLMHYNVTRDELLAAAGEVFANISSGVLRVRVNHTYPLSEAPRAHADLEDRRTTGSVVLIP